The genomic interval GTTCTTCTTCTGTAATCACATCACCGATCAGGCTGACATCCGCCATGCCTGCCGCCGCTTCATTGGCTCCTTTACCGGCGAGCCGATTGCCTTTCGTTCCGGAAAAAGCATAGGAAGGAACCCATGGCGATTTGCCCGTAACAGCTGCTCCTTTTTCTGTGAGATGGTCGCGGACTTTAACCATAATATCCATCGGTGACAGCATTTTGCCGGTGCCTGATGCCGGACAGACATCGGTACAACGCCCGCATTCCACACATGCGTAAAAGTCAATCATCTGATGTTGCTCAAAATCTTCCACCTTACCAACGCCAAAAGAAATCTCATCTTCGTCTGCTTCCTCATCAATATCAAAGTCTATTTTTTTCAGTTTGCCAGGTACCTGTTTGCTTAAAAAGACATTAATAGGCGCGGCAATCAAGTGTGCGTGCTTGGACTGCGGCACGTAAACTAAAAATGCCAGTATGGTAATCGTATGAATCCACCAGAAACAATAGAACAACACCATAGCAGCTGTTGGCCCTAGCCAGCCAAATGCAGTAGCTACCAAACTGGCGACAGGCTCTGTCCATGTTGCCGCTTCACCGTGCCAAATCATCGCCATCCCATTTCCAAGTAGTACGGATAGCATTAATGTGGCAATAAATAATAGCACAAGACCCGCTTTGAATCCGCGCTTCAGACGGACAAGTTTTTCAATATAACGGCGGTAAAACGCCCACACGACAGCTACCAGAATCATTAATGTGACAAGTTCCTGGAAAAATGTGAACCCTGGATACAGCGGGCCAAACGGTAAATGACTTTCCGGCGCAAGCCCCTTTACAAACATATCAATGGCGCCGAACTGCACAAGTATAAATCCATAAAACATCATCACATGAATCGTTCCGGACTTCTTATCTTTCAACAGTTTTGACTGGCCAAAAACAATTTTACCTACACGGCGGAAACGCGCTTTAAAATCCCGGTCAAACTCGGACTTTTTTCCAAGTTTAATATAGGAGACACGTGTCGCTACTACTTTGGCAAATAAGTATACGCCATAGATAACAATTGCCGTGAATGCCAACCAGTTGATTAGTAAAAATGTGTCCATCGTTCGCTCCCCCTTTGTCATAGTATAACGGAAAATGATAGCGATTGCATTTTTTTGAAAATAAAATCGCCTGTACGATATATATGATTCTATTACTACTTTATATGATGAGTGATCATTCAGTCAACTCAGAACATGATGACAAATTGGTATAGTCATTGAATTTAGATTCGACTCGAGCCGCGCGAGTTTCCTGATTTTCGCGAGCGTTTTGGCTCGGGCCGCGCGAGTTTCCTGATTTTCGTGAGCGTTTCGGGCCCGGCCGCGCGACTTTCTCGATTTTCGCGAGCGTTTTGGCTCGGGCCGCGCGAGTTTCAACATGTAAAAAAACTTGCAGAGGTGCGGTACCTCTGCAAGTTTTTTTAGTTACATTTTTTCTGGTGCGGTGATGCCGATCAGTTTAAGGCCATTGGCAATGGTGGTCCGGACTGCTTTCATGAGTGCGATGCGTGCTTTTGTGCGCTCCGGATTGTCCGGATCAAGCACTTTTTCCGCGTTGTAGAAACTGTGCAGCTGGGACGCCAGGTCAAAGACATACTGCGGCACTTTATGCGGTGCGTGTTTTTCGGCAGCATCGGCGACAGCTTGCGGGAATTCCCCTAATTTTTTCAGCAGATCGACTTCTTTTTCTGCGGTCAGAAGGCTGGCATCGAAGGATTCACTATCAGCCAAGCCTTTTGCTTCCGCCTGCTTGAGCATGGTGCAAATCCGGGCGTGTGCATACTGGACATAATAGACCGGGTTGTCATTTGATTCGGATCGTGCCAAATCAAGGTCAAAGTCAAATTGGGTGTCATTGGACCGCATGACGAAAAAGTAGCGTGTCGCATCCACGCCGGCTTCTTCCATCAAATCCCTTAGTGCAACAGCATTGCCTGTCCGTTTGCTCATGCGCAGTTTTTCCCCGCCTTCGAACAGGTTGACAATCTGGATAATTTTAACACCAAGTTTGTCTGCCGGATAACCAAGTGCCTGGATCG from Lentibacillus cibarius carries:
- a CDS encoding (Fe-S)-binding protein, giving the protein MDTFLLINWLAFTAIVIYGVYLFAKVVATRVSYIKLGKKSEFDRDFKARFRRVGKIVFGQSKLLKDKKSGTIHVMMFYGFILVQFGAIDMFVKGLAPESHLPFGPLYPGFTFFQELVTLMILVAVVWAFYRRYIEKLVRLKRGFKAGLVLLFIATLMLSVLLGNGMAMIWHGEAATWTEPVASLVATAFGWLGPTAAMVLFYCFWWIHTITILAFLVYVPQSKHAHLIAAPINVFLSKQVPGKLKKIDFDIDEEADEDEISFGVGKVEDFEQHQMIDFYACVECGRCTDVCPASGTGKMLSPMDIMVKVRDHLTEKGAAVTGKSPWVPSYAFSGTKGNRLAGKGANEAAAGMADVSLIGDVITEEELAGCTTCRNCEDACPVMNEHVGTIIDMRRYLVMTEGKMDPDAQRAVMNIERQGNPWGLSKKDRIKWREQDEDAYIPTIKELKKEDKDFEYLFWVSSMGSFDNRSQKIALAFAKLMNQAGISFAILGNKEQNSGDTARRIGNEFLFQEIAEKNIKEFEKHNVKKIVTIDPHAYNIFKNEYPDFGFEAEVYHHTQMLYDLVMNGKLKPQREINQRLTYHDSCYLGRYNGVYDPPREILKAIPGLDLVEMDRSRENGMCCGAGGGLMWTEDTTGNRINVARTEQALETESTMISSACPFCLTMLSDGTKAKEIEEDVSTMDVAEILALSVFTEKEEQTA